CGGTGCCGGTGCTGCGGCGCGCCTTCGGGTACACGGGCAAGGTGCTGGAGAGCGGCTCGCCGCGCAACGACCTGCTGTTCGCCGCCGACCGGGAGAAGACCGCCGAGCGGGTGCGCGAGCAGCTCGGCCTGCCCGAGGGCAAGAAGGTCGTGCTGTACGCGCCGACCTTCCGGGAGGACCGCCGGCTGCCCGACGGCGGCTACCAGTTCAACCTTCAGCTCGACCTGGACGCGGCCCGCGCCGCGCTGGGCGACGACCAGGTGCTGCTGGTGCGCAGCCACGAGGTGGTGCGCGGGCAGATCGCCGAGGCCGGCAACGGCTACGTCTGGGACGTCAGCACCTACCCCGACACGGCCGAGCTGCTGCTGGTCGCCGACGCCCTGGTGACCGACTACTCGGCCTCGGTGTTCGACTTCATGAACACCGGCCGCCCGGTGCTGTTCTTCGCCTACGACCTGGAGCACTACCGCGACAACCTGCGCGGTTTCAGCTTCGACTTCGAGGCCCAGGCCCCCGGCCCGCTGCTGCGCACCTCCGCCGAGGTGGTCGGCGCGCTCGCCGACCTGCCCGGGGTGGCCGCCGAGTACGCCGACAAGTACGCGGCGTTCCGCGAGGCGTACGGGGACCTGGACGACGGCCGGGCCGCGGCCCGGGTGGTGGACGCGCTGCTGGCCGAGGGCGCGGCGGATTCCGGATCGCATTCCGGAGCGTCGGCCAAGTAATTCCGATAAACACATGTCAATTCCCTCCGCTTTTCGAAAGCGGAGGGAATTGACATTTTCCCGGTTTCTGCGCTGGGATGTCGTGAATGGCCCACCTGGTACGGCACCGCACCCCGACCGGCCACGCCCCGCGGACCGCGGCGCCCGCCGCCCCCACCGCGTACGCCGCGCTGCGCCACGCCGTCTGGGACGGCGACGCCCTGGTGCTGCACGGCGAGGGCCGGCTGGACGGCCGCCCCGGGGAACGGCCGGGCCAGACCCGGGTCGTCCTCGAACTGCGGCCGCTCGGCGGCTCCCGGCGCGCCGTCCGGCTGCGCACCGTGCCCCGCTACCTGCCCGAGGCCACCGACGACAGCGCGCAGACCCGGCACGGGCTCGACTGGACCGGCTTCACCGCCCGCCTCGACCCCGCCGTGCTGCGTCCCCGGGCCGGCCGGCCCGCCGCCACCTGGCGGGTCGAGGCCGCCGTCGCCTCCGGCCGGCTGCTGGCCCGCGCCCCGCTCGCCCCGCACTGGTGCGGCGGCGGCGAGTACCCGCCGGCCGGCTGGAGCGGCCCCGGCATCCACCTGGCGCCGTTCACCGCCGACGGCACCCTGCACCTGACGGTGGGCCGCCCGCCCGTCCGGGTCGACTCCTGCCGGGCCCGCCCCGACGGCTTCGAGCTGCGCGGCACCGCCGACGGCCCCGGCGGCGGGCCGCTGGTCCTGCGGCACCGCGACACCGGTGAGCTGATCCAGACCCAGGTGTACTGGCAGGACGGCGAGTTCACCGCCGTGGTGGGCACCGTCCCGCGCCCGGCGCCCGGGCACTGGGACCCGGCCCTGGCCCTGCCCGACGGGCCCGCCCCGCTGCTGCTGCGCCACCCGCCGCACGGGCCCGGCCAACTCCCGCTGCCCGGTGGCGGATCCGTCCTGCAGGCCAAGCAGCTCGCCGACGGCCGGGTGCAGTTCTGCGTCCGCCCGGCCGAACCGCGGGTCGACCGGATCTCCCCCGCCGATGGGGCCTTCGAGCTGGCCGGCGAGTTCCCCGGCCCGGCGGACCGTCCGCTCGAACTGGTCCTGCGGCACACCGGGGACGGCCGCGAGCGCCGCGCCCCGGTCCGCCCCGCCCCGGACGGGCGCTTCACCGCCCGGCTGCCGCTCGCCCCGGACGGCCCGGACGGCGCGCCCCGCCCGCTCGGCAAGGGCGTGTGGGAGGTCCTGCTGCGCCCGGCCGGGCCGGACGGCGGCCACGGGGACCCGGTGCGGCTGCACCCCGCGGTGCTGCCGCTGCTGCCCGCCCGGGCCCGGGCGGGCGACAAGTCCTTCCTGCTCCAGCGCCGTTGGCACGACACCCTGGTCGTGGACAGCCTCCCGGCGCTCTCCGCCGTCGAGCGCAGCGCCCACCGCCAGCACCGCCTGCGCACCGACGCCTACCCGGCCGCCCGGCGCCGCCCGCTGCGCGACGCGGTGCTGTACGACGTGTTCGGCGGCCGCGGCTACGCCTGCAACCCGCGCGCCGTGCACGCCGAACTCGCCCGCTCCGGCCCCGCCCTGGAGCATCTGTGGGTGGTCGAGGACGGGCAGGAGCGGCCCCCCGAGGGCGTCCGCGCGGTGCGCCAGTGGAGCCCCGAGTGGTACGAGGCCCTGGCCACCTGCCGCTACCTGGTGGGCAACACGCACTTCCCGGAGTTCCTGCGCCGCCGCGAGGGCCAGGTGGTGGTCCAGCTGTGGCACGGCACCCCCCTCAAGCGGATCGCGCACCGGATGCCACCGGGCTGGGCCGCCGCCGACGGCTACCTGGAGCGGCTGGGGCACGAGGTGCGGCAGTGGAGCCTGCTGCTGTCCCGAGCCCGTTCGCCACCCCGGAGCTGCGCGCCTCCTTCCGCTACGGGGGCGAGGTGCTGGAGGCCGGCTACCCGCGCAACGACCGGCTGGCCCGCCCGGACCAAGCCGAGGCCGCCGGGATCCGCCGCCGGCTGCGCCTGCCGCCCGGCCGCCGGGTGGTGCTGTACGCCCCGACCTGGCGCGACGACCGGCCCGGCCCGGGCGGCCGGCACGCCCTCGACCTGCGCCTCGACCTGGCCGCCGCGCGGGCCGCGCTGGGCCGCGACCACGTGCTGCTGCTGCGCCCGCACGTGCACGTCGGCGGGGCGCTGCCCGACGACGACTTCGTCCGCGACGTGGCCGACTACCCGGACGTGCAGGACCTGCTGCTGATCGCGGACGTCCTGGTCACCGACTACTCCTCGGTGATGTTCGACTTCGCGGTGACCGGCCGTCCGATGCTGTTCTTCACCTACGACCTCGCCCACTACCGGGACGCGCTGCGCGGGTTCACCTTCGACTTCGAGCGCTGGGCGCCGGGCCCGCTGCTGTCCCGCTCGGAGCAGGTGGTGGCGGCGCTACGGGACTTCGACCCGGCGCGGCACCGGGATGCCTATCGCCGGTTCCGGGCCCGGTTCTGCCCCCTCGACGACGGTGCGGCCGCCGCCCGGGTGGCCGCCCGGATGCTGGCCCTCGGCGCCGGGGGCTGACCCCGGCAGCTCGAACGGCCCGGGCACCGGGAAGTAGGCGGCCAGGAAGGCGGACAGGGCCCGGCCCTGCTCCTCCGCCGGTGTGCCGTCGCCGGTCCCGTCGGCCAGGCAGAACGCGTCCACGTCGCGCTCCGCCAGCAGCCGGGCCAGCCGCTCCCGGTCCTCGACGCAGTCGACCGCCCGGTACTCGTGGACCAGTCGGCCGTCGACGGCGCGGCCGCCGAGCTGGGCGTGGAAGAGCGCCAGGGTGACGGGGGCGACGTCGTCGGCGGCCCGGAAGGCCGAGCGGCCGGTGGCGGCCAGTTCGACCGGCCAGCGCCGTTCGGCGTCCTCCAGCAGGCTGCGCCGCAGCGGGTACGGGACGTGCGCGAGCACCCGGGTGTAGATCCGGCCGTGCTCGGCCTCCAGCAGTGCGCTGGTGTTCTGCTGGCCCGCGACGTACACGTCGGGGTCGGTGGTGCCGGTGGACGGCGGGACGATCCGGGTGTCCCGGAAGACCTTGGGCAGGCCGTTGCCGAGGAAGAAGTCCTCGGGGCGGACCGGGCGGCCCAGGAACATGTCGTCGTTGAAGTACAGGAAGTGTTCGGCCAGACCGGGGATGCGGTGCAGGCCGGTCTCGATCGCGCACGAATTGAACACCGGCCCGCCGGGCAGCAGGTCCCGGTGCGGGACGACGGTCAGCCCGGGTACCTCGGTGTCCAGCCAGGACGGCACCTGGTCGGCGGTGACCAGGAAGATCCGCCGGATCCACGGGGCGTACATGGCCAGGGAGCGCAGGCTGTAGCGCAGCTCGTCGTGGTTGCGGTAGCGGTGGTCGCCGTCGTCGTGGGCGGTGTCCACCAGCTCGGGGGACGTTCCGCCGAACAGTTCGGCGCGGACCGCGGCGCGGCGGCGCTGCCAGGCCGGGTCGGCGTCGTCGACCCAGGTGAACACGGCGTCCACCGGGAAGCGGACGGCCTCCGGCAGGTCGTGCAGGAACGCCTCGGCGACGGGGTAGTCGCGCTCGCCGATCCGGATGCTCCCGGCCGCCTCCAGCGAGGGCAGCCACCACCCGTACGGGGTCTCGTCGATCGAGGCGACTCCCCCGGCCCGGGTGTCGGCGGCGTCCCAGAACTCCAGGTCGCAGCCGTGCTGCTCGCCGTAGTGGAGGGTGCGGCCGCTGGTGACCACCGGCCGGTACAGGCGCACGCCCTTGACCGGCTCCGGGGGCTCCGGCGGCGGGGGCGGCTGCTCGCCCCGGGCGCCTCGGGCACCGGCGGGAGCGCCTCGTGCGCGGCGACGGCGGCCGGCAGCTCCTCGGCGAGGACGGTGCCGTGCACCCGGCCGTGGCCGAGCAGCGCGGCGTACACGGGGGCGCCGCGGAACGCCTCGGCGACGGCGGCCAGCGCGGCCGGGCGCGAGCCGGGCAGCACGCCCAGGCGGTGGCGGGGGCCGCCGTCGGGGATCAGCAGGTAGCGGACGCCGGCCGCGTCCAGGGCCTCGGCGGCGTCGACCAGGTTGGCCTGCCGGCCCTGCGGGTCGAGCAGGTCGTCGCGGACCTCGGCCAGCCGGCCGCGGTGCCGCACCAGCCCGGGGCGGGCGGCGGCCAGCTCGTCCTCGCGCACCCGCCGCGGGTCGACCGGTGGTGGCGGCGGCGGAGGTACCGGAGGCAGCAGCCCGCACCTGCGCAGGGCACGGCCGACGGCTCTCCGGACCGTCCGCGGAACTGCTTGCCTGGTCGTCATGTCACTCCCGTGCGCGCCAAAACCCTGGTGACGCTAACAACGGCGCAACGGCGCACAAAGCAATGAAAAACAATTCACAGAGAACTGCCAGAAGGCACGTACCCGGCGGTCAGGCAGCGCCGAATCCGAATGCCAACCAGGGACGCCACACAGAATCCGCCCCGAACCGGGAGAGGACGAACTCACCGACCTCGAAGACCGCCCGGAAGCCCCGGGCGTCCTCGTAGGCGGTGTCCAGGACCGGTTCGGGGAGGCCGTGGGCGACGGTGACGTGCGGGTGGTAGGGGAAGGCCAGTTCGCGGGCGAGCGGGCCGGAGCGGACCTCGGCCTCCAGTTCGCGGCACTCCTGGGCGCCCTCCTCGACCCGGATGAACACCACCGGGGAGACCGGGCGGAAGGTGCCGCTGCCCTGGAGCAGCATCCGGAACGGGCGGCGCGCGGCGGCCACCGTCCGCAGGTGGTGTTCGATCGCGGGCAGCAGGGCGGTGCGGGTCTCGGTCGGCGGGAGCAGGGTGACGTGGGTCGGTATCGACCTGGCCTGCGGGTCGCCGTGGCCGGCCCGGGCGTCCTGCACCCGGCTGCCGTAGGGCTCCGGGACGTGTATGGACACGCCGATGGTGACGGCCTCGTCGAGGCCGGCACCGTCGGGGGCGGCAGCCGTCGGCATCAGCGCTTGGGCGCCAGGAAGCCGACCCGGTCGTAGACCTCGGCGAGCGTCTCGGCGGCCACCGCGCGGGCCTTCTCGGCGCCCAGCGCCAGCACCCGGTCCAGCTCGGCCGGGTCGTCCAGGTACTGCTGGGTGCGGGCCTGGAACGGGGTGACCCACTCGGTGAACAGCTCGGCCAGCTCGGTCTTCAGGGCGCCGTACATCTTGCCCTCGAAGTGCGCGACCAGTTCGTCGACCGACCGCCCGCTGAGCGCGGAGTGGATGCGCAGCAGGTTGGAGACGCCGGGCTTGGCGGCCTCGTCGTACGTGACGACGGTGTCGGTGTCGGTGACGGCGCTCTTGAACTTCTTGGCGCTGGTCCTCGCCGGGTCGAGCAGGTTGACCAGGCCCTTGTCGGTGGCCGCGGACTTGCTCATCTTCGCGGCCGGGTCCTGGAGGTCCTGGATCTTCGCGGTGGCCTTGAGGATGTACGGCTCGGGCACCGTGAAGGTCCGGCCGTAGCGGGTGTTGAAGCGGTCCGCGAGGTCCCGGGTGAGCTCCAGGTGCTGGCGCTGGTCCTCGCCGACCGGCACCGCGTCGGCCTGGTAGAGCAGCACGTCGGCGACCATCAGCACCGGGTAGGTGAACAGGCCGACCGTGGTGCGGTCGCTGCCCTGCTTGGCCGACTTGTCCTTGAACTGGGTCATCCGGGAGGCCTCGCCGAAGCCGGTGAGGCAGTTCATCACCCAGGCGAGCTGGGCGTGCTCGGGCACCTGGGACTGCACGAACAGGGTGCAGCGCTCCGGGTCGAGGCCGGCGCCGAGGAGCTGCGCGGCGGAGATCCGGGTGTTCTGCCGCAGCACCGCCGGGTCCTGCTCGACGGTGATGGCGTGCAGGTCGACCACCATGTAGAAGGCGTCGTTGGCCTCCTGGAGGTCGACCCACTGGCGCACCGCGCCGAGGTAGTTGCCCAGGTGGAAGGAGCCCGAGGTGGGCTGGATGCCGGAGAGCACCCGGGGACGGTCCTTCACGGGACCGGTGACCGCTGCGTTGACCATGCGGCCATTGTTCCAGTTCCCCGGGCCGGTCAGGAAACCTCCGGGGCCGCCGGTTCGGCCGGTGTGACGGTGCTCACCCGCAGCCGCTCGATCCGCCGCCCGTCCAGCCGGGCGACGGTCAGCCGGGCCCCGGTGTCGGTGACCACCTGGTCGCCCTTGCGGGGCAGCCGGCCCAGTTCGCGCACCACGAAGCCGGCGACCGTCTCGTACGGGCCCTCGGGCAGGGTCAGGCCGGTCTCCTGGGTGAAGTCGGAGAGGTTGAGCAGCCCGTCGATCTCGACGCCGCCGCCGGCCAGCCGGCGGGTCGCGGTGGTGTCCTGGGCATCGTACTCGTCGCGGATCTCGCCGATCACCTCCTCGACCAGGTCCTCCAGGGTGACGATGCCCGCGGTGCCGCCGTACTCGTCGACCACGATCGCCAGGTGGTGGCCCTCGCGGCGCATCTCGCCCATCGCCTCCAGCACCCGCTTGGTGGCCGGCAGCAGTTTGACCGGGCGGGCCAGCTCGCGCACCCGGACGGCCTGCTCGCCGCGCGCGCCGTACAGGTCGCGGACGTGCACGAAGCCGGTCACCGCGTCGTAGGAGCCCTCGACCACCGGGTAGCGGGAGTGCGGGGCGGAGTCGGTCTCGGCCCGGACCTCGCCGACCGGCCGGTCGCCGTCCAGGAAGGTCACCTCGGTGCGCGGCACCATCACCTCGCGCAGCTGGCGCTCCCCCGCCGCGAACACCTCGTTGATCAACGCGCGTTCGTCCGAGCCGAGTTCGGTGTTGGCGGCGACCAGGCCGCGCAGTTCCTCGGGGCTCATCACGCCGCGTCCGGCGCTCGGGTCGCCGCCCAGCAGGCGGACCATCAGGTTGGTCGAGTGGCCGAGCAGCCAGATCGCCGGCCGCAGCACCACCGACATCACGTCGACCACCGGCGCGGCCAGCAGCGCGATCGACTCGGCCCGTTGCAGGCCGATCCGCTTGGGCGTCAACTCGCCCAGCACCAGCGAGGCGTACGAGATGACCAGGGTCAGGCCGACCAGCGCGACCGCGTCCGCGACGCCCTCCGACAGCCCGGCCCGGACGAACACCGGCGCCAGCTTCCCGGCCAGCGTGTCCGCGCCGAACGCCGCCGACAGGAAGCCCATGCAGGTCACCCCGACCTGCACCGCCGCCAGGAACCGGTTCGGGTCGGCCGCCAGGTGCGCGGCCCGCCCGGCCCGCCGCGTCCCCACCGCCTCCAGGGCGCGGATCTGCCCCTCGCGCAGCGAGATCAGCGCGATCTCGGCGACGTTGAACAGCCCGCCCAACATGATGAACACCAGGACGAGCGCGGCGTCCTGCAGGGTTTCGCTCACGGGGCGAGTGTAGGGCGGCCGGCCCCAGGGGAACGGCCGGGCACCCCGTGGGTGCCCGGCCGTTCAGCCGTGGTGGGGCGGCGCTCAGATGAGGCCGAGCTCCTGGACGGCGTCGCGCTCCTCGGCGAGCTCGCCGACCGAGGCGTCGATCCGCTTGCGGTCGAACTCGGAGAGGTCCAGGCCCTGGACGATCTCGAACGTGCCGTTCGAGGTGGTGACCGGGAAGGAGGAGATCAGGCCCTCCGGCACGCCGTAGGAGCCGTCGGAGACGATGCCCATCGAGGTCCAGTCGCCGGCCGGGGTGCCATTGACCCAGGTGTGGACGTGGTCGATGGCGGCGTTCGCGGCCGAGGCGGCCGAGGAGGCGCCGCGGACCTCGATGATCTCGGCGCCGCGCTTGGCGACCTTCGGGATGAAGAAGTTCTCGACCCACTCCTGGTCGGCGCCGACGGCGTCGAAGGCGGCCTTGCCGGAGATCTCGGCGTGGAACAGGTCCGGGTACTGGGTG
This is a stretch of genomic DNA from Kitasatospora fiedleri. It encodes these proteins:
- a CDS encoding stealth family protein — protein: MRLYRPVVTSGRTLHYGEQHGCDLEFWDAADTRAGGVASIDETPYGWWLPSLEAAGSIRIGERDYPVAEAFLHDLPEAVRFPVDAVFTWVDDADPAWQRRRAAVRAELFGGTSPELVDTAHDDGDHRYRNHDELRYSLRSLAMYAPWIRRIFLVTADQVPSWLDTEVPGLTVVPHRDLLPGGPVFNSCAIETGLHRIPGLAEHFLYFNDDMFLGRPVRPEDFFLGNGLPKVFRDTRIVPPSTGTTDPDVYVAGQQNTSALLEAEHGRIYTRVLAHVPYPLRRSLLEDAERRWPVELAATGRSAFRAADDVAPVTLALFHAQLGGRAVDGRLVHEYRAVDCVEDRERLARLLAERDVDAFCLADGTGDGTPAEEQGRALSAFLAAYFPVPGPFELPGSAPGAEGQHPGGHPGGGRTVVEGAEPGPEPAIGIPVPRRVEVP
- a CDS encoding hemolysin family protein, with amino-acid sequence MSETLQDAALVLVFIMLGGLFNVAEIALISLREGQIRALEAVGTRRAGRAAHLAADPNRFLAAVQVGVTCMGFLSAAFGADTLAGKLAPVFVRAGLSEGVADAVALVGLTLVISYASLVLGELTPKRIGLQRAESIALLAAPVVDVMSVVLRPAIWLLGHSTNLMVRLLGGDPSAGRGVMSPEELRGLVAANTELGSDERALINEVFAAGERQLREVMVPRTEVTFLDGDRPVGEVRAETDSAPHSRYPVVEGSYDAVTGFVHVRDLYGARGEQAVRVRELARPVKLLPATKRVLEAMGEMRREGHHLAIVVDEYGGTAGIVTLEDLVEEVIGEIRDEYDAQDTTATRRLAGGGVEIDGLLNLSDFTQETGLTLPEGPYETVAGFVVRELGRLPRKGDQVVTDTGARLTVARLDGRRIERLRVSTVTPAEPAAPEVS
- the trpS gene encoding tryptophan--tRNA ligase — protein: MVNAAVTGPVKDRPRVLSGIQPTSGSFHLGNYLGAVRQWVDLQEANDAFYMVVDLHAITVEQDPAVLRQNTRISAAQLLGAGLDPERCTLFVQSQVPEHAQLAWVMNCLTGFGEASRMTQFKDKSAKQGSDRTTVGLFTYPVLMVADVLLYQADAVPVGEDQRQHLELTRDLADRFNTRYGRTFTVPEPYILKATAKIQDLQDPAAKMSKSAATDKGLVNLLDPARTSAKKFKSAVTDTDTVVTYDEAAKPGVSNLLRIHSALSGRSVDELVAHFEGKMYGALKTELAELFTEWVTPFQARTQQYLDDPAELDRVLALGAEKARAVAAETLAEVYDRVGFLAPKR
- a CDS encoding 2'-5' RNA ligase family protein; this translates as MPTAAAPDGAGLDEAVTIGVSIHVPEPYGSRVQDARAGHGDPQARSIPTHVTLLPPTETRTALLPAIEHHLRTVAAARRPFRMLLQGSGTFRPVSPVVFIRVEEGAQECRELEAEVRSGPLARELAFPYHPHVTVAHGLPEPVLDTAYEDARGFRAVFEVGEFVLSRFGADSVWRPWLAFGFGAA